The Dehalogenimonas lykanthroporepellens BL-DC-9 genome includes a window with the following:
- a CDS encoding glycyl-tRNA synthetase (KEGG: deg:DehalGT_0674 glycyl-tRNA synthetase~TIGRFAM: glycyl-tRNA synthetase~PFAM: tRNA synthetase class II (G H P and S); Anticodon-binding domain protein) yields MSPENHLTDMDKIVSLSRRRGFVFQSSEIYGGQGGCWDYGPLGVQLKNNIKQAWWQSIVQERDDVVGVDSSILMNPRVWEASGHVTGFSDPMSDCLQCKMRWRPEDFEGDVCPSCGGQLTEPRQFNLMFKTFMGPVEDSAAVVYLRPETAQGIFVNFENVLGTTRKKLPFGIAQIGKSFRNEITTGNFIFRSREFEQMELEYFVKPGTDDYWHQHWLQARLDWYTSFGIRPENLKLRAHCDTELAHYAKACSDIQYLFPMGWSELEGIANRCDFDLKQHSEYSGKKLEYFDEETRENIVPYVIEPSAGVDRSVLAFLIDAYTEEPDKDETRTVLKLHPRLAPFKAAVLPLSKKEPLANLSREIYASLRKAWMVTYDEAQSIGRRYRRQDEIGTPYCITVDFQSLEDNQVTVRERDSMTQVRIPIEEIKAYLFPRLKGELK; encoded by the coding sequence TTGTCACCTGAAAATCATCTGACCGACATGGATAAAATCGTTTCGCTTTCCCGGCGTCGCGGTTTCGTCTTTCAGTCATCCGAAATATACGGCGGCCAGGGTGGCTGTTGGGACTACGGCCCGCTGGGCGTCCAGCTCAAGAACAATATCAAGCAGGCCTGGTGGCAGTCCATCGTCCAGGAGCGCGATGATGTTGTCGGCGTCGATTCTTCCATCCTGATGAACCCCCGGGTCTGGGAAGCTTCCGGCCACGTCACCGGCTTTTCCGACCCCATGTCGGATTGTCTCCAGTGTAAAATGCGCTGGCGTCCGGAAGACTTCGAAGGCGACGTCTGCCCCTCCTGCGGCGGTCAGCTGACCGAGCCACGCCAGTTCAACCTGATGTTCAAGACCTTTATGGGCCCGGTGGAAGATTCGGCCGCCGTGGTCTATCTCCGCCCGGAAACCGCCCAGGGCATCTTCGTCAATTTCGAGAACGTGCTGGGCACCACCCGCAAGAAACTGCCCTTCGGCATCGCCCAGATCGGCAAGAGTTTCCGTAACGAAATCACCACCGGTAACTTCATTTTCCGCTCCCGCGAATTCGAACAGATGGAGCTGGAATACTTCGTCAAACCCGGTACCGATGACTACTGGCACCAGCACTGGCTTCAGGCCCGCCTGGACTGGTACACCTCCTTCGGTATCCGCCCGGAAAACCTCAAACTGCGGGCGCACTGCGACACCGAGCTGGCTCATTACGCCAAAGCCTGTTCCGACATCCAGTACCTTTTCCCCATGGGCTGGAGCGAACTGGAAGGCATCGCCAACCGCTGTGATTTCGACCTCAAACAGCATTCCGAATACAGCGGCAAGAAGCTGGAATATTTCGATGAGGAAACCAGGGAAAATATCGTGCCTTATGTCATCGAGCCTTCCGCCGGTGTTGATCGTTCAGTGCTGGCCTTCCTCATCGACGCCTATACCGAAGAACCGGACAAGGACGAAACACGAACCGTGCTCAAGCTCCACCCCCGCCTGGCCCCTTTCAAGGCGGCCGTCCTGCCGCTGTCCAAGAAGGAGCCGCTGGCCAACCTTTCCAGAGAGATTTACGCCTCCCTGCGCAAGGCCTGGATGGTCACCTACGACGAGGCTCAGAGCATCGGACGCCGCTACCGCCGCCAGGACGAAATCGGCACCCCGTACTGCATCACCGTGGACTTCCAGTCGCTGGAAGACAACCAGGTCACCGTCAGGGAACGCGACTCCATGACCCAGGTGCGCATTCCAATTGAGGAAATCAAGGCTTACCTGTTCCCCCGCCTCAAGGGTGAACTGAAATAA
- a CDS encoding nuclease SbcCD, D subunit (KEGG: dev:DhcVS_694 DNA repair exonuclease~TIGRFAM: nuclease SbcCD, D subunit~PFAM: metallophosphoesterase), whose protein sequence is MKIIHFADLHLGVETYGRVDPATGLNTRFQDFLEAFDKLVDFAITEKADLVLFCGDAFKHRDPTQTQQREFARRVRRLADSGVPVFLLVGNHDLPAAAGRATSTEIYDTLKIPGVTVASRPEITIIQTPSGPIQVAALPWPRKGALEVKAQKEEQNLSAEETKSRIESILSATIARLAEEANPTIPAVLAAHIWVDGARLGSEKSLVLGNEPTVMLSNIIHPVFDYVALGHLHKRQELNQSPPVVYAGSLERLDFGEEKDDKGFYIVEITEEAGRRRTHFTFHRLDGRRFLTLESAVAEDSLNPTVDILNLLETSSDAITDAVVQLKIHLPESLVGTIRDNAIREALKPAHYATIARVVERRARSRFGGAPGESLTPRQALERYLAGREMSEAHRKRLMEYADRLLAETGTS, encoded by the coding sequence ATGAAAATCATCCATTTCGCCGATCTCCACCTCGGAGTGGAAACCTACGGCCGGGTCGACCCGGCTACCGGTCTGAACACCCGCTTCCAGGATTTTCTGGAGGCGTTCGACAAGCTGGTTGATTTCGCCATCACCGAAAAGGCTGACCTGGTGCTTTTCTGCGGCGACGCCTTCAAGCACCGTGATCCCACCCAGACGCAACAGCGGGAATTCGCCCGCCGTGTCCGGCGCCTGGCTGACTCCGGGGTGCCGGTATTCCTGCTCGTCGGCAACCATGACCTGCCCGCCGCCGCCGGCCGGGCCACTTCCACCGAGATTTACGACACCCTGAAGATACCCGGCGTCACCGTCGCTTCCCGGCCGGAGATAACGATTATCCAGACGCCGTCCGGCCCGATACAGGTTGCCGCCCTCCCCTGGCCGCGCAAAGGCGCCCTAGAGGTCAAAGCTCAGAAGGAAGAGCAGAACCTGTCGGCAGAAGAAACCAAAAGCCGCATAGAATCCATCCTGTCCGCCACCATCGCCCGGCTGGCCGAAGAAGCCAACCCGACGATACCGGCAGTGCTGGCCGCTCACATCTGGGTTGACGGCGCCCGGCTGGGCTCGGAAAAAAGCCTGGTGCTGGGCAATGAACCCACCGTCATGCTATCCAACATCATCCATCCCGTTTTCGATTATGTCGCCCTGGGCCATCTCCACAAGCGTCAGGAGCTCAACCAGTCACCGCCGGTGGTCTATGCCGGAAGCCTGGAACGGCTGGATTTCGGTGAAGAGAAAGATGACAAAGGTTTCTATATCGTAGAAATCACCGAAGAGGCCGGCCGGCGCCGAACACATTTCACCTTTCACCGGTTGGACGGCCGCCGTTTCCTCACCCTGGAGTCTGCCGTAGCCGAAGACTCTCTCAACCCAACCGTCGACATCCTGAACCTGCTGGAAACCAGCAGCGATGCTATCACCGATGCCGTCGTCCAGCTGAAAATCCACCTGCCGGAGTCGCTGGTCGGCACCATACGCGATAACGCCATCCGGGAAGCCCTGAAACCGGCTCATTACGCCACCATCGCCCGCGTCGTCGAACGTCGCGCCCGCTCCCGCTTCGGCGGCGCCCCGGGTGAAAGCCTCACCCCCCGCCAGGCACTGGAACGCTACCTGGCCGGCCGGGAGATGTCCGAAGCGCATCGTAAACGTCTAATGGAATATGCCGACCGACTGCTGGCTGAAACAGGTACTTCATGA
- a CDS encoding pseudouridine synthase (KEGG: det:DET0789 RsuA family pseudouridine synthase~PFAM: pseudouridine synthase; RNA-binding S4 domain protein~SMART: RNA-binding S4 domain protein) codes for MKTQTTTLLKALRDAGCGSRRELAEAVKAGRVAVNGTTAESFSAAITPADVITLDSRPVVTAESARVYLLLNKPLGVITTTEDPQGRPTVIDLLPPDWQQKRLFPVGRLDENTTGLIILTNDGELTNRLTHPRYGVEKEYLVGIDRSLNSEDFEKIKSGGLELDDGPASPARISPVNAAPFNYRISIHEGRKRIVRRLFAALGHQVRVLRRIRVGSLELGNLKEGNWRQLTPLELRRLEAVPRRPGRAGGRYQSASGDRPRNPRSR; via the coding sequence ATGAAAACACAGACCACCACCCTGCTCAAGGCGCTCCGGGACGCCGGTTGCGGTTCTCGACGGGAACTGGCCGAAGCCGTCAAGGCCGGGCGTGTCGCCGTCAACGGCACCACCGCTGAAAGCTTCTCGGCGGCAATCACTCCGGCGGATGTCATCACCCTTGACAGCCGGCCGGTCGTTACCGCCGAATCGGCCAGGGTATATCTTCTGCTCAATAAACCCCTCGGCGTCATTACTACCACCGAAGACCCGCAGGGACGTCCCACCGTCATCGACCTGTTGCCCCCGGACTGGCAACAGAAACGGCTCTTTCCGGTCGGTCGACTGGATGAAAATACCACCGGCTTGATTATTTTAACCAACGACGGGGAACTGACCAACCGCCTGACGCACCCCCGGTACGGTGTCGAAAAGGAATATCTGGTCGGTATTGACCGGTCACTGAATTCCGAGGATTTTGAAAAGATAAAAAGCGGCGGTCTGGAACTGGATGACGGCCCGGCTTCGCCGGCGCGGATTTCCCCGGTCAACGCCGCCCCCTTCAATTACCGCATCTCCATCCACGAGGGCCGCAAGCGTATCGTACGGCGGCTGTTCGCCGCGCTGGGCCATCAGGTACGGGTACTCAGACGCATTCGCGTCGGCTCACTCGAACTGGGTAACTTGAAGGAAGGCAACTGGCGACAGCTCACGCCCCTGGAGCTCAGGCGGCTGGAGGCAGTGCCCCGCCGGCCGGGTCGCGCCGGCGGCCGGTATCAGTCTGCGTCCGGTGACCGTCCCCGTAATCCACGTAGCCGCTAA
- a CDS encoding phosphoribosyltransferase (PFAM: phosphoribosyltransferase~KEGG: deg:DehalGT_0677 phosphoribosyltransferase), translated as MVFRTPAPQPLFENRFDAGKQLAEKLSAYKNESAIVLAIPNGGLPVGLQVALAIGADLDVVIARKIPIPLRPEGGFGAVADDGTTIFNNDIIKSMGLTQSQINYQVAKVRTDIQQRSLSFRGPNRSLSVVAGKTAIIVDDGLASGYTMMAAVESVRRRRPSRIVVAVPVASELAVRTVDKVADQVITVHTALVPKFYVSYYYRYWHEMKDDDGLKCLREWEIRRYKPNLKSINQPY; from the coding sequence ATGGTATTTCGTACGCCCGCCCCCCAGCCTCTGTTCGAAAACCGTTTCGACGCCGGCAAACAACTGGCTGAAAAACTTAGCGCTTATAAAAATGAGTCGGCGATAGTGCTGGCCATCCCCAACGGCGGCCTGCCGGTGGGTTTGCAGGTAGCCCTGGCCATCGGCGCTGACCTGGATGTGGTCATCGCCCGGAAGATACCCATTCCATTGAGGCCGGAAGGCGGCTTCGGCGCGGTAGCCGACGACGGCACCACCATTTTCAACAATGATATCATCAAGTCGATGGGGCTGACCCAGTCGCAGATTAACTACCAGGTGGCCAAAGTGCGTACCGACATCCAGCAACGCTCTCTGTCCTTCCGCGGCCCCAACCGGTCGCTGTCGGTGGTGGCCGGCAAGACAGCCATCATTGTCGATGACGGCCTGGCTTCCGGGTATACCATGATGGCGGCGGTGGAATCGGTGCGGCGGCGACGGCCGTCTCGCATCGTGGTGGCGGTGCCGGTGGCTTCCGAACTGGCCGTCCGCACCGTGGATAAGGTAGCTGACCAGGTGATAACGGTGCATACGGCGCTGGTACCCAAGTTTTACGTTTCCTATTACTACCGCTACTGGCACGAGATGAAGGACGATGACGGTCTGAAGTGTCTGCGCGAGTGGGAAATCCGGCGTTACAAGCCCAATCTGAAAAGCATCAATCAGCCGTATTAG
- a CDS encoding adenine deaminase (TIGRFAM: adenine deaminase~KEGG: det:DET0791 adenine deaminase~PFAM: amidohydrolase), whose product MDSARISRRIRVARGLESADLLLTNARVVNVFNGEIEEAAVAICDGVIAGVGDYTEAAETVNLAGKYLLPGFIDGHTHIESSMLDIGQYARAVVARGTTGIVTDLHELANVTGIEGISYIIEASRDLPLDVNVMAPSCVPATHLETSGAGLDAGAVARVLSLSGVIGLGEMMNFPGVLFGDEQVLTKLSFAAGRVKDGHAPGVTGRDLNAYAAAGIGSDHESTRLAEAREKLARGLHIMIREGSTEKNLEELLPLVNERTAHRCFFVVDDRSCSDLQRDGDMDAIVRKAVRLGMDPVTAVRLATLNPALYFGLKQTGAVAPGYRANLAVVDDLESFAVREVYFEGRLVARDRRALFEPGITAPEALRRSMRVKPFGEDALAVNTSTETPVIGLVPGQIVTRYLKENITQVPDLARDIIKIAVVERHHGTGNIGVGLVQGFGLKEGALASSVAHDSHNIICVGASDADMTAAVQAVADMGGGLAVVTGGRVTASLALPVAGLMSDRPLEEVVADFELLEAAAVRTGTGLKAPFAALSFLALPVIPELKLTDLGLVDVGAFKIIGKQDGA is encoded by the coding sequence ATGGATAGTGCCAGAATAAGCCGTCGAATCCGCGTGGCCAGGGGGTTGGAATCGGCCGACCTGCTTCTAACCAACGCCCGTGTGGTCAATGTCTTCAATGGGGAAATAGAGGAAGCCGCGGTGGCGATATGCGACGGCGTCATCGCCGGAGTCGGTGATTATACCGAAGCCGCCGAAACCGTGAACCTGGCGGGCAAGTATCTTTTGCCCGGGTTCATTGACGGCCATACTCATATAGAGAGTTCCATGCTGGATATCGGCCAATATGCCCGGGCGGTGGTCGCCCGCGGCACGACCGGCATCGTAACTGACCTTCACGAACTGGCCAATGTCACCGGCATCGAGGGGATCTCTTATATTATCGAAGCCTCCCGTGATCTGCCGCTGGACGTCAACGTCATGGCTCCGTCCTGCGTACCGGCGACCCACCTGGAGACTTCCGGCGCGGGGCTGGACGCCGGAGCGGTGGCCCGGGTGCTGTCGCTGTCAGGGGTTATCGGCCTGGGCGAGATGATGAACTTTCCGGGGGTGCTTTTCGGCGATGAGCAGGTGCTGACCAAGCTGAGTTTCGCCGCCGGCCGGGTGAAGGACGGTCACGCCCCCGGAGTGACGGGACGGGATTTGAACGCTTACGCCGCCGCCGGCATCGGCTCTGACCATGAATCGACGCGTCTGGCTGAAGCCCGCGAAAAACTGGCTCGTGGACTTCACATAATGATAAGAGAAGGTTCCACCGAAAAGAACCTGGAAGAGCTTCTGCCACTTGTGAACGAACGGACGGCACACCGGTGTTTCTTCGTGGTGGACGACCGTTCCTGTTCCGACTTGCAACGGGACGGCGATATGGACGCCATTGTCCGCAAGGCGGTCAGGCTGGGGATGGACCCGGTGACCGCCGTCCGGCTGGCCACCCTCAACCCGGCGTTGTACTTCGGCCTGAAGCAGACCGGAGCGGTGGCTCCCGGCTACCGGGCCAATCTGGCGGTGGTCGACGATCTGGAATCCTTCGCTGTCCGCGAAGTTTATTTCGAAGGCCGGCTGGTTGCCCGTGACCGGCGGGCGCTGTTCGAGCCGGGAATCACGGCTCCAGAGGCGCTGAGGCGGAGCATGCGGGTCAAACCATTCGGCGAGGATGCCCTGGCGGTAAATACCAGCACGGAAACGCCGGTCATCGGGCTGGTACCCGGCCAGATAGTCACCCGTTATCTGAAGGAAAACATCACTCAGGTGCCTGACCTGGCACGCGACATAATCAAAATCGCAGTAGTGGAAAGGCATCACGGTACCGGCAATATCGGCGTCGGCCTGGTACAGGGTTTCGGCCTGAAAGAGGGCGCCCTGGCGTCTTCGGTGGCGCATGACTCTCATAACATCATCTGCGTGGGCGCGAGTGACGCCGATATGACGGCCGCGGTTCAGGCGGTGGCCGATATGGGCGGCGGCCTGGCGGTGGTGACCGGCGGTCGGGTGACGGCCTCTCTGGCTTTGCCGGTAGCCGGGCTGATGTCCGACCGGCCGCTGGAAGAGGTGGTCGCTGATTTCGAACTTCTGGAAGCGGCGGCTGTCCGGACCGGGACCGGCCTGAAGGCGCCGTTCGCCGCGCTGTCTTTCCTGGCTTTGCCGGTCATTCCCGAACTGAAGCTGACCGACCTGGGACTGGTGGATGTCGGCGCCTTCAAAATAATCGGAAAGCAGGATGGTGCCTGA
- a CDS encoding hypoxanthine phosphoribosyltransferase (TIGRFAM: hypoxanthine phosphoribosyltransferase~KEGG: det:DET0792 hypoxanthine phosphoribosyltransferase~PFAM: phosphoribosyltransferase) yields the protein MDTKQGSVYNAVVSELKLLIARPDIEARVARLGADITRDYRGRRPLIIGVLKGAVIFLADLVRRIELETELDFIGIASYGDGTESCGRPVITCRPKAGLTGRDIIVVEDIVDSGLCLEALLTYLKEAGPASVKVCALLDKPSRRRVSVNIDYTGFAVSDEFVVGYGLDCAQRYRNLPEIYTIKEGTDNG from the coding sequence GTGGACACGAAACAGGGCAGTGTTTATAATGCCGTTGTGTCCGAACTAAAATTGCTGATTGCCCGGCCGGATATCGAAGCCCGGGTGGCTCGACTGGGGGCGGACATCACCCGTGATTACCGGGGCAGGCGACCGCTGATAATCGGTGTTCTCAAGGGAGCGGTGATTTTTCTGGCTGACCTGGTGCGGCGCATCGAGTTGGAAACCGAGTTGGATTTCATCGGTATCGCCAGCTACGGCGACGGTACCGAGAGTTGCGGCCGTCCGGTGATTACCTGCCGGCCGAAAGCCGGGCTGACCGGGCGGGACATCATCGTCGTCGAGGACATCGTCGATTCGGGACTTTGCCTGGAGGCCCTGCTGACATACCTCAAGGAGGCGGGCCCGGCGTCGGTCAAGGTGTGCGCTCTGCTGGACAAGCCCTCGCGACGACGGGTGTCTGTCAATATTGACTATACCGGTTTCGCCGTTTCGGATGAGTTTGTGGTGGGTTACGGCCTGGACTGCGCTCAGCGATACCGGAACCTGCCGGAAATCTACACCATCAAGGAAGGTACGGATAATGGATAG
- a CDS encoding hypothetical protein (KEGG: mst:Msp_0724 hypothetical protein), translated as MSAVDKGHNIVTCTRCRTNIDTAVAGGDVKFCPNCGNRLFSPPPEHKTVYCPGCGKPLSAPFDFCPGCGTELTGGKSTGGYVSPEDYPPTPAELETARKGFVDTSYEPKQVVTDPKLKKLYKQWSEYADLPEEALPVMEKPRPVHAPRPHTPTRTGLSLSGILAEIPPRYLFIGGIVILALILLIILAAILT; from the coding sequence ATGAGTGCCGTCGACAAAGGCCATAATATCGTCACCTGCACCCGGTGCCGTACCAACATTGACACCGCCGTCGCCGGCGGTGACGTCAAGTTCTGCCCCAATTGCGGCAACCGTCTGTTCTCCCCGCCGCCGGAGCACAAGACCGTTTATTGTCCCGGTTGCGGCAAACCGCTATCGGCTCCGTTTGATTTCTGTCCCGGTTGCGGCACCGAACTGACCGGCGGCAAATCCACCGGCGGATATGTTTCACCGGAGGATTACCCGCCTACCCCGGCCGAACTGGAAACAGCCCGGAAAGGTTTCGTCGATACTTCCTATGAACCGAAACAGGTGGTCACCGACCCCAAGCTGAAGAAGCTTTACAAGCAATGGTCTGAATACGCCGACCTGCCAGAAGAAGCCTTACCGGTCATGGAAAAACCCCGACCGGTTCACGCGCCCCGACCCCACACTCCGACCCGAACCGGACTGTCGCTGTCCGGCATCCTGGCCGAAATCCCGCCGCGCTACCTGTTCATCGGCGGCATAGTGATACTGGCGCTCATCCTGCTCATCATCCTGGCCGCTATCCTGACCTGA